The genome window CGGATGGAGATGAAGGACATCAAGTAGACGTTGCATGCAACGTCTCTTCTCCGTCGCGGAACAAATGGAACCGCGGGGAAGCTTTGCGCATCTGTTAATCGTTGATACCAACTGAATCTGTTAGCGGAGGGGTGAATGGCGAAGCGGGCGGCGGAAAAGTTGCTGAGCGAGGTGATCCGCGAGCGGCGGGCGACGGGAAGCTTCGAATCCGTCCCGGTGCACGAGGAGGACCTGAAGAAGATCCTGCAAGCGGGCCTGGAAGCCCCCAGTGGCTACAACCTTCAGCCCTGGCGCTTCGTGGTGGTGCGCGATCCGGAGCAGCGCAAGAAGCTGCGCGCCGCGGCCATGAACCAGCCCAAAGTAGAGGAGGCGCCGGTGGTCGTCGTCGCCTGCGGCGATCCGCTGGGCTGGCGCGACGGCGACCTCGACGACGTGCTCAAGCTGGCCAAGGAACACGGCTATGGCGGGGAGGAGGAGCACGCCGGCGTGCGCCGCAACGTGACCAACTTTCTGGGCGGGACGCCGGGTAGCGCCGGCGGCATCGCGCCCGACTTGGGCGTGTGGGTGAACCGCCACGTCATGATCGCCTTCACCAGCATCATGCTCATGGCCGAGGCCCTGGGCTACGACACCGCGCCCATGGAGGGCTTCTTCGAAGACAAGGTCAAAGCCACGCTGGGGATCCCCGAGCGGGTGCGCGTGGTGGCGCTGCTCGCCATCGGCAAGCGCAAAGGAGAAGACAAGCCTTACGGCGGGCGCTTCCCGATGGGCCGCGTCTTCTTCGCCGAAGAGTGGGGGAAGGGAATCGAACTGTAGAGACGCTACATGCAGCGTCTTTACGGCGCCGGTGTAAGCTCACGGCATGAAGCGCGAGTACCCCGAGCGGCCGCTGGTGGGCGTGGGCGCGGTGATCGTGGAGGGCGGCCGCGTGGTCCTGGTGCGCCGCGCCGCGGAGCCCATGGCCGGCGAGTGGAGCATTCCCGGCGGCCTGCTTGAGCTGGGCGAAACCATGCGCGCGGGCGCGATGCGCGAGGCGCGCGAGGAGACCGGCCTCCAGGTGGAGGCCGGCGAGGTGCTCGAGGTGCTGGACCGCATCCTCCCCGACGCCCAGGGCAAGGTTCGCTACCACTATGTCCTGATCGATTTCCTTTGCCGCCTGGTCGGAGGCGAACTCCGCGCGGGAGGCGACGCCGCCGAGGCGCGCTGGGTGCGGGAGTCCGAACTCGAGGGATTGGGAGTCGCGGAAGCAGCGGTGAAGGTGATTCGCAAGGGGCTGGCTCGCCCCGGATGACGGCTCAATTCCACAATTTCTCAGTCACGCAATTCCTCAATTCCAAACAGAACGACCCGCCGCTCGTGCGTTCGAGGCAGCGGGTCGCCGGTAGTCTGTTGGGATTGGCCTGAGGCGGTCACTCTATTGCATCAGTGGCCACAGCCAAACTCCCGAAGGAAGTTTTGCTTGGGTTAGAGCGATGCGCCCTAAGCCTCAGCCACCTCACTAGGTCTATGACTACTGTCTGAAACAATCGACATCGGACCACCTCCTTTCCAGTGTAGGCAGACATTAGTACGGGCGGTTCGCGCCAGTCAATGCCTGTCTTTGAGGCGGCCGGATCATCCCTTCCAGCGGTAGGCGCCGGGTTGGGGCAGGCCGATGTGCGCCAGCACGCGGAAGGCGAACTGGCGCGCCATCTCCTCGAGGCTCGTGGGCCGGTTGTAGAAGGTGGGGATGAGCGGCATGATGGTGGCCCCGGCGGCGGCGGCCAGGTCCATGTTGCGGATGTGGATGCGGTTGAGCGGCGTCTCGCGCACGCACAGCACCAGCGGGCGCTTCTCCTTCAGGCAGACGTCGGCGGCTCGCTCGATCAGCCGCATGGCCAGCCCGTTCGCGATGCACGCCAGCGTCCCCATGCTGCACGGGATCACCATCATGGCGTCGGTGGGATAGGAGCCGCTGGCGATGTTGGCGCCGATATCGGCATTCGCCTGCTCGCGGATCTTCTTCGACTTCTTGCCCAGCAGTTGCGCCACCAGATCGCTCCGCCCTCGGAGCGTGACCTCCTCGGCCAGCACGCGCAGGGCGTTATCGGAGGCGATGAAGTTCACCGTCTTCACCCGCTGGTCGCGCTCCAGCGCCAGCAGTAGCTGGCGGCAGAACTCGGCGCCGCTGGCGCCGGTGGTGGCTACGGTCAGGGTGCGGGGCGCGGGCATAGGGGTGATAGTTATCGCATTGTAGAGACGTTGCATGCAACGTCTCTACGAGACACGATGGTAAGCTGAGTGCTCGCATGACTCCCGAATCTCTTCGCAAACTCTTCGAGCAAGTCCGCCGGGGAAAGCTCTCGGCCGACGAGGCGGTAGCACGCCTGCGGCATATGCCCTTCGAGGACCTGGGCTTCGCCAAGGTGGACCACCACCGCCGGCTGCGCGCCGGGATGCCGGAGGTGGTGCTGGCCGAGGGCAAGACGCCGTGGCAGGTTGCGTCCATCTTCGCGCGGCTAGCCAAGGCGGGCGGGAACGTCCTGGCCACGCGGGCCACGCACCAGCACTTCGCTGCGGTGCGCAAGTCGGTGCATCGGGCGGAATATCGCGAGCTGGCGCGCGCCATCGTCCTCCAGCGCGACCGCAAGAA of Terriglobales bacterium contains these proteins:
- a CDS encoding nitroreductase family protein, with protein sequence MAKRAAEKLLSEVIRERRATGSFESVPVHEEDLKKILQAGLEAPSGYNLQPWRFVVVRDPEQRKKLRAAAMNQPKVEEAPVVVVACGDPLGWRDGDLDDVLKLAKEHGYGGEEEHAGVRRNVTNFLGGTPGSAGGIAPDLGVWVNRHVMIAFTSIMLMAEALGYDTAPMEGFFEDKVKATLGIPERVRVVALLAIGKRKGEDKPYGGRFPMGRVFFAEEWGKGIEL
- a CDS encoding NUDIX hydrolase, with product MKREYPERPLVGVGAVIVEGGRVVLVRRAAEPMAGEWSIPGGLLELGETMRAGAMREAREETGLQVEAGEVLEVLDRILPDAQGKVRYHYVLIDFLCRLVGGELRAGGDAAEARWVRESELEGLGVAEAAVKVIRKGLARPG
- a CDS encoding UbiX family flavin prenyltransferase, with product MQRLYNAITITPMPAPRTLTVATTGASGAEFCRQLLLALERDQRVKTVNFIASDNALRVLAEEVTLRGRSDLVAQLLGKKSKKIREQANADIGANIASGSYPTDAMMVIPCSMGTLACIANGLAMRLIERAADVCLKEKRPLVLCVRETPLNRIHIRNMDLAAAAGATIMPLIPTFYNRPTSLEEMARQFAFRVLAHIGLPQPGAYRWKG